Proteins encoded in a region of the Oceanispirochaeta sp. genome:
- a CDS encoding nitroreductase family protein: protein MELIPEIKNRVTAGSFQDLPIPEDSLDRVLNAGRIAPSAKNRQPWRFIVLKDPEIKEKLKNSAYGDERFSEAPVVIAACTTNIGYRMPNGELSYPMDLSFAISFMMIQAEHENLGSALVTTYREDDVKNLLTIPYSMKVVMMLLIGRVEKPVDKETRLPVNRVIYFDQW, encoded by the coding sequence ATGGAATTAATTCCCGAAATAAAGAATAGAGTGACTGCTGGATCTTTCCAGGACCTTCCCATTCCTGAGGACTCCCTTGATCGAGTACTCAATGCGGGCAGAATAGCCCCCTCGGCTAAGAACAGGCAGCCCTGGCGTTTTATTGTTCTGAAAGATCCGGAGATCAAAGAAAAATTAAAAAATAGTGCCTATGGGGATGAACGTTTTTCTGAGGCTCCAGTAGTTATTGCCGCCTGTACGACAAATATCGGCTATAGGATGCCTAATGGAGAACTGTCTTATCCTATGGATTTGAGTTTTGCCATTTCCTTTATGATGATTCAGGCTGAACATGAAAATCTGGGTTCCGCCCTGGTTACGACTTATCGGGAGGATGACGTCAAAAATTTACTGACGATTCCCTATTCCATGAAAGTCGTGATGATGTTATTAATCGGTAGGGTGGAGAAACCTGTGGATAAAGAAACCAGATTACCCGTGAACAGGGTTATTTATTTTGATCAGTGGTGA